From a region of the Podarcis muralis chromosome 16, rPodMur119.hap1.1, whole genome shotgun sequence genome:
- the LRFN4 gene encoding leucine-rich repeat and fibronectin type-III domain-containing protein 4 isoform X1 has translation MFGLVTAFISFPPSPGLAKPSTMESLLLLLVQLLMVGRALAQVEGCPFHCVCQNLSESLSTLCANKGLLFIPPNIDRRTVELRLADNFIQVVEPPDFLNMTGLVDLTLSRNTIDTIRPFAFGDLESLRSLHLDGNRLTQIQEEALRGMLNLQHLILNNNQLVDISVAAFDDFLMTLEDLDLSYNNLHRVPWEGIQGMLCLHTLNLDHNLIDFIMEGAFAELYKLSRLDMTSNRLYTLPPDPLFARSQVGVISPTPYTSTIVLSFGGNPLHCNCELLWLRRLVREDDMETCASPAQVAGRYFWSVPEEEFTCEPPLITRHTHKLWILEGQRATLRCRAIGDPEPVIHWVSPDDKIMSNSSRTMSFRNGTLDILVTTIRDDGAYTCIAINAAGESTATVDLKIIPLPHRGNGSITVLQQDPGSSDIATSAKTSANASEGGFEKRVEVSDVTASSALVRWVADKSAYAAWMYQIQYNCTVDDTLIYRIIPATSRHFHLKHLVPSVDYDLCVLAIFDDAATSLAATHLLGCAQFATREAYPDCHSLHAHFLGGTLTVIVGGIIVVTLLVFTVVMMVKYKVCGSAHGSLPKVTNVYSQTNGGHPNGLLPLRTPPKERGPKHRRVRAKAAQPERRTGDRVGGAAWGPPSTPAKTKRSNSLDMGDVSSSSCYSYAKRLSFMWTKRSQSVHGMLAQCAASEGDAKRLGPFLNADELEESVV, from the exons ATGTTTGGTCTGGTAACTGCTTTTATTTCATTCCCTCCTTCTCCAGGGCTTGCCAAGCCGTCTACCATGGaaagcctgctgctgctgctggtccaGCTGCTGATGGTGGGACGTGCGTTGGCCCAGGTCGAGGGCTGTCCCTTCCACTGTGTGTGTCAGAATCTCTCCGAGTCGCTCAGCACCCTCTGCGCCAACAAGGGCCTGCTCTTCATCCCGCCCAACATTGACCGCCGGACGGTGGAGCTGCGGCTGGCCGACAACTTCATCCAGGTGGTGGAGCCGCCCGACTTCCTGAACATGACGGGCCTGGTGGACCTGACCCTGTCGCGCAACACCATCGACACCATCCGCCCCTTTGCCTTTGGCGACTTGGAGAGCCTCCGCTCGCTCCACCTGGATGGCAACCGGCTGACCCAGATCCAGGAGGAGGCCCTGCGTGGGATGCTCAACCTCCAGCACCTCATCCTGAACAACAACCAACTGGTGGACATCTCGGTGGCCGCCTTCGACGACTTCCTGATGACCCTGGAGGACCTGGATTTGTCCTACAACAACCTGCACCGGGTCCCCTGGGAAGGGATCCAGgggatgctctgcctccacacccTCAACCTGGACCACAACCTGATCGACTTCATCATGGAAGGGGCCTTTGCCGAGCTCTACAAGCTCTCCCGATTGGATATGACCTCCAACCGCCTTTACACGCTGCCCCCCGATCCACTCTTTGCCCGCTCTCAGGTCGGGGTCATCAGCCCAACCCCGTACACCTCCACCATTGTGCTTAGCTTTGGCGGGAACCCCTTGCACTGCAACTGCGAGTTGCTGTGGCTGCGCCGCCTGGTGCGGGAGGACGACATGGAGACCTGCGCCTCCCCTGCACAGGTGGCGGGCCGCTACTTTTGGTCGGTCCCCGAGGAGGAGTTCACCTGCGAGCCACCCCTCATCACCCGCCACACCCACAAGCTTTGGATCTTGGAGGGCCAACGGGCCACCCTGAGGTGCCGGGCCATTGGGGACCCCGAGCCAGTCATCCACTGGGTCTCCCCTGATGACAAAATCATGTCCAACTCCTCCCGGACCATGTCCTTCCGCAATGGCACGTTGGACATCTTGGTGACCACCATCCGGGACGACGGGGCCTACACCTGCATTGCCATCAACGCTGCAGGGGAGTCCACGGCCACCGTGGACCTCAAAATCATCCCCTTGCCTCACCGGGGGAACGGCAGCATCACCGTGCTACAGCAGGACCCGGGCTCCTCTGACATTGCCACTTCGGCCAAGACATCGGCCAACGCCAGCGAGGGGGGCTTCGAGAAAAGGGTGGAGGTGTCCGACGTGACGGCCAGCTCAGCGCTGGTGCGGTGGGTGGCTGACAAGTCGGCCTACGCCGCCTGGATGTACCAGATCCAGTACAACTGCACCGTGGATGACACTCTCATTTACAG GATCATCCCTGCCACCAGCCGGCATTTCCACCTCAAGCACCTGGTGCCCAGCGTGGATTACGACCTGTGCGTCTTGGCCATCTTTGATGATGCGGCCACCTCCCTGGCAGCCACACACCTTTTGGGATGTGCCCAGTTTGCCACGCGGGAGGCCTACCCAGACTGCCACTCGCTGCACGCTCACTTCCTGGGCGGGACCCTGACGGTGATCGTAGGGGGCATCATCGTGGTCACCTTGCTGGTCTTCACTGTGGTCATGATGGTGAAGTACAAGGTGTGTGGCAGTGCCCATGGCAGCCTGCCCAAGGTCACCAACGTCTACTCGCAGACCAACGGTGGACACCCCAACGGCCTGCTCCCCCTGCGAACACCCCCCAAGGAGCGGGGCCCCAAGCACCGGCGGGTGCGGGCCAAGGCTGCTCAGCCTGAGCGCAGGACGGGAgacagggtggggggagcagcgTGGGGGCCCCCCAGCACCCCCGCCAAGACCAAGCGGAGCAACTCCCTGGACATGGGAGACGTCTCCTCCAGCTCCTGCTACAGCTACGCCAAGCGCCTCAGCTTCATGTGGACCAAGCGCAGCCAGTCGGTGCACGGGATGCTGGCTCAGTGCGCGGCCTCCGAGGGCGACGCCAAGCGCCTTGGACCCTTCCTCAATGCGGACGAGCTGGAAGAAAGCGTGGTATAG
- the LRFN4 gene encoding leucine-rich repeat and fibronectin type-III domain-containing protein 4 isoform X2: MESLLLLLVQLLMVGRALAQVEGCPFHCVCQNLSESLSTLCANKGLLFIPPNIDRRTVELRLADNFIQVVEPPDFLNMTGLVDLTLSRNTIDTIRPFAFGDLESLRSLHLDGNRLTQIQEEALRGMLNLQHLILNNNQLVDISVAAFDDFLMTLEDLDLSYNNLHRVPWEGIQGMLCLHTLNLDHNLIDFIMEGAFAELYKLSRLDMTSNRLYTLPPDPLFARSQVGVISPTPYTSTIVLSFGGNPLHCNCELLWLRRLVREDDMETCASPAQVAGRYFWSVPEEEFTCEPPLITRHTHKLWILEGQRATLRCRAIGDPEPVIHWVSPDDKIMSNSSRTMSFRNGTLDILVTTIRDDGAYTCIAINAAGESTATVDLKIIPLPHRGNGSITVLQQDPGSSDIATSAKTSANASEGGFEKRVEVSDVTASSALVRWVADKSAYAAWMYQIQYNCTVDDTLIYRIIPATSRHFHLKHLVPSVDYDLCVLAIFDDAATSLAATHLLGCAQFATREAYPDCHSLHAHFLGGTLTVIVGGIIVVTLLVFTVVMMVKYKVCGSAHGSLPKVTNVYSQTNGGHPNGLLPLRTPPKERGPKHRRVRAKAAQPERRTGDRVGGAAWGPPSTPAKTKRSNSLDMGDVSSSSCYSYAKRLSFMWTKRSQSVHGMLAQCAASEGDAKRLGPFLNADELEESVV, encoded by the exons ATGGaaagcctgctgctgctgctggtccaGCTGCTGATGGTGGGACGTGCGTTGGCCCAGGTCGAGGGCTGTCCCTTCCACTGTGTGTGTCAGAATCTCTCCGAGTCGCTCAGCACCCTCTGCGCCAACAAGGGCCTGCTCTTCATCCCGCCCAACATTGACCGCCGGACGGTGGAGCTGCGGCTGGCCGACAACTTCATCCAGGTGGTGGAGCCGCCCGACTTCCTGAACATGACGGGCCTGGTGGACCTGACCCTGTCGCGCAACACCATCGACACCATCCGCCCCTTTGCCTTTGGCGACTTGGAGAGCCTCCGCTCGCTCCACCTGGATGGCAACCGGCTGACCCAGATCCAGGAGGAGGCCCTGCGTGGGATGCTCAACCTCCAGCACCTCATCCTGAACAACAACCAACTGGTGGACATCTCGGTGGCCGCCTTCGACGACTTCCTGATGACCCTGGAGGACCTGGATTTGTCCTACAACAACCTGCACCGGGTCCCCTGGGAAGGGATCCAGgggatgctctgcctccacacccTCAACCTGGACCACAACCTGATCGACTTCATCATGGAAGGGGCCTTTGCCGAGCTCTACAAGCTCTCCCGATTGGATATGACCTCCAACCGCCTTTACACGCTGCCCCCCGATCCACTCTTTGCCCGCTCTCAGGTCGGGGTCATCAGCCCAACCCCGTACACCTCCACCATTGTGCTTAGCTTTGGCGGGAACCCCTTGCACTGCAACTGCGAGTTGCTGTGGCTGCGCCGCCTGGTGCGGGAGGACGACATGGAGACCTGCGCCTCCCCTGCACAGGTGGCGGGCCGCTACTTTTGGTCGGTCCCCGAGGAGGAGTTCACCTGCGAGCCACCCCTCATCACCCGCCACACCCACAAGCTTTGGATCTTGGAGGGCCAACGGGCCACCCTGAGGTGCCGGGCCATTGGGGACCCCGAGCCAGTCATCCACTGGGTCTCCCCTGATGACAAAATCATGTCCAACTCCTCCCGGACCATGTCCTTCCGCAATGGCACGTTGGACATCTTGGTGACCACCATCCGGGACGACGGGGCCTACACCTGCATTGCCATCAACGCTGCAGGGGAGTCCACGGCCACCGTGGACCTCAAAATCATCCCCTTGCCTCACCGGGGGAACGGCAGCATCACCGTGCTACAGCAGGACCCGGGCTCCTCTGACATTGCCACTTCGGCCAAGACATCGGCCAACGCCAGCGAGGGGGGCTTCGAGAAAAGGGTGGAGGTGTCCGACGTGACGGCCAGCTCAGCGCTGGTGCGGTGGGTGGCTGACAAGTCGGCCTACGCCGCCTGGATGTACCAGATCCAGTACAACTGCACCGTGGATGACACTCTCATTTACAG GATCATCCCTGCCACCAGCCGGCATTTCCACCTCAAGCACCTGGTGCCCAGCGTGGATTACGACCTGTGCGTCTTGGCCATCTTTGATGATGCGGCCACCTCCCTGGCAGCCACACACCTTTTGGGATGTGCCCAGTTTGCCACGCGGGAGGCCTACCCAGACTGCCACTCGCTGCACGCTCACTTCCTGGGCGGGACCCTGACGGTGATCGTAGGGGGCATCATCGTGGTCACCTTGCTGGTCTTCACTGTGGTCATGATGGTGAAGTACAAGGTGTGTGGCAGTGCCCATGGCAGCCTGCCCAAGGTCACCAACGTCTACTCGCAGACCAACGGTGGACACCCCAACGGCCTGCTCCCCCTGCGAACACCCCCCAAGGAGCGGGGCCCCAAGCACCGGCGGGTGCGGGCCAAGGCTGCTCAGCCTGAGCGCAGGACGGGAgacagggtggggggagcagcgTGGGGGCCCCCCAGCACCCCCGCCAAGACCAAGCGGAGCAACTCCCTGGACATGGGAGACGTCTCCTCCAGCTCCTGCTACAGCTACGCCAAGCGCCTCAGCTTCATGTGGACCAAGCGCAGCCAGTCGGTGCACGGGATGCTGGCTCAGTGCGCGGCCTCCGAGGGCGACGCCAAGCGCCTTGGACCCTTCCTCAATGCGGACGAGCTGGAAGAAAGCGTGGTATAG